The proteins below come from a single Halomonas binhaiensis genomic window:
- a CDS encoding DUF2167 domain-containing protein: protein MASITVMTHMKWASTCAILALLLSAVLLSTQVQAHQESREQAVSSDQETLAEDTAVQLSDVWVQALSAMNLGPMTIALSDQASLDLPSGYGFMPQPWARKIMAKVGNQPSADELGVIFPLVEEVEWYVDVEYVASGYIKRSDDQPWDTEQLLAGLRQGTEADNARRGKLGIPPVQVVGWVETPAYDVKLHRLLWAIEARMQTSMRDSASSRESIINASIINESIINESIINYSRHELGREGYIALSLVTSRAFLAQGKRAIDELGAAIEFKEGKRYQDFDAASDRLAEYGLAELIVGRAIREPRPLMVAGSWLAGLWGPLVIVMLLVCWLVGARRRVKKRNRLMSL from the coding sequence ATGGCAAGCATAACGGTGATGACACACATGAAATGGGCGAGTACATGTGCGATTCTCGCCTTGTTGCTGTCTGCTGTGCTGCTGTCTACTCAGGTGCAGGCCCATCAGGAGAGCCGGGAGCAAGCGGTATCTTCTGATCAGGAGACGCTGGCCGAAGATACCGCGGTACAGCTTTCTGATGTCTGGGTACAGGCATTGTCAGCAATGAATCTGGGGCCGATGACGATTGCCCTGAGTGATCAGGCCAGCCTGGACCTTCCTTCGGGATATGGTTTCATGCCTCAGCCTTGGGCCAGGAAGATAATGGCAAAGGTCGGCAACCAGCCCTCGGCTGATGAGCTGGGTGTGATCTTTCCACTTGTGGAAGAGGTGGAGTGGTATGTCGATGTCGAGTATGTGGCATCGGGGTATATCAAAAGAAGCGATGACCAGCCGTGGGACACGGAACAACTGCTTGCAGGACTGCGCCAGGGAACCGAGGCGGATAATGCTCGGCGAGGGAAGTTGGGTATCCCTCCTGTTCAAGTGGTCGGCTGGGTGGAAACGCCTGCCTATGATGTAAAGCTCCACCGCTTACTTTGGGCTATCGAAGCCCGCATGCAGACCAGCATGCGAGATAGCGCCTCGAGCCGTGAAAGTATCATCAACGCAAGCATCATCAACGAAAGCATCATCAACGAAAGCATCATCAACTACAGCCGCCATGAGCTTGGCCGTGAAGGCTATATCGCACTGAGCCTGGTGACCAGCAGGGCATTCCTTGCACAGGGCAAGCGCGCTATCGATGAGCTGGGAGCAGCGATCGAGTTCAAGGAGGGTAAACGCTATCAGGACTTTGATGCTGCCTCGGACCGCCTTGCAGAATACGGCCTTGCTGAGCTGATTGTCGGCAGGGCGATCAGAGAGCCGAGGCCGTTGATGGTAGCAGGTAGCTGGTTGGCTGGGCTCTGGGGGCCGCTGGTGATCGTCATGCTGCTGGTGTGCTGGCTTGTTGGGGCGCGCAGGCGGGTGAAAAAACGCAATCGTTTGATGTCTCTATAA
- a CDS encoding heme biosynthesis HemY N-terminal domain-containing protein produces MRKLILLIVLGLAVGALFGQLMMSVPGYWLVRVGDTSFQTSFWFGLVILLALFIVLHFALRVLMRMTRPVSRFKVWNARTRNRKAMKRTVRGLVALAEGRWKRAEKALVKAADDSSTPLVNYLSAALAAHYQGRYEQADTLLKRAHLSTDGADPAVGMMQAQLMLDRQQYEEALAVLTRLDRHLPRHPQVLKQLKQAYISVSDWEGLRRLLPRLADQQLIAREEREALELQAYSELIMRETRNPEDVDRVRNLWADMPEHLRSNVDLIVLYTEALVRGDQQVIAERLLRHSLKDHWDSRLVLRYGLLDVDASRQLVTAEKWLQERPNDPDLLLTLGRLALRNAYWGKAQEYFEASLRQRSSGVACAELARLYANLGEHNKSQLYYRQSVELLDKSLPSLPQPSDAQQAAQA; encoded by the coding sequence ATGAGAAAGCTGATTCTGCTCATTGTGCTTGGCTTGGCAGTGGGCGCACTGTTTGGCCAGCTGATGATGTCAGTGCCCGGTTACTGGTTGGTTCGGGTGGGGGATACTTCCTTCCAGACCTCATTCTGGTTTGGGCTGGTGATCCTTCTGGCACTCTTTATTGTGCTGCACTTCGCGCTGCGAGTGCTGATGCGCATGACCCGGCCAGTCAGCCGTTTCAAGGTCTGGAATGCACGGACCCGCAACCGCAAGGCCATGAAGCGTACTGTGCGTGGCCTGGTGGCGCTCGCCGAGGGTCGCTGGAAGCGTGCCGAGAAGGCCTTGGTCAAGGCGGCGGATGATTCCAGTACGCCACTGGTCAACTACTTGTCAGCTGCGTTGGCAGCCCATTATCAGGGGCGCTATGAGCAGGCTGACACTCTGCTCAAGCGTGCACACCTGAGCACCGATGGTGCCGATCCTGCCGTAGGCATGATGCAGGCGCAGTTGATGCTGGACCGTCAACAGTATGAAGAGGCGCTGGCGGTGCTGACGCGGCTGGATCGTCACTTGCCGCGCCACCCTCAGGTGCTCAAGCAGCTCAAGCAGGCCTATATCAGTGTCAGTGACTGGGAAGGGTTGCGTCGTTTGCTGCCACGCCTGGCTGACCAGCAACTGATTGCCCGTGAAGAACGCGAGGCGTTGGAGCTGCAGGCCTATAGCGAATTGATCATGCGTGAGACGCGTAATCCGGAAGACGTCGACCGGGTGCGCAATCTGTGGGCTGATATGCCTGAGCACCTGCGTTCCAATGTCGACTTGATCGTGCTCTACACCGAGGCTCTGGTGCGTGGCGATCAGCAGGTCATTGCTGAACGCCTGCTGCGTCATTCGCTCAAGGATCATTGGGACAGCCGCTTGGTTCTGCGCTATGGCCTGCTGGATGTAGATGCCTCACGCCAACTGGTAACTGCAGAGAAGTGGCTACAAGAGCGCCCCAACGATCCGGACCTGCTGCTTACCCTGGGTCGCCTGGCACTGCGTAATGCATACTGGGGCAAGGCTCAGGAATATTTCGAAGCCAGCTTGCGTCAGCGTTCCAGTGGTGTGGCGTGTGCTGAACTGGCGCGCCTATACGCCAACCTCGGTGAGCACAACAAGAGCCAGCTCTATTATCGTCAGAGCGTCGAGCTTCTCGACAAGTCGCTGCCATCGCTCCCGCAGCCCAGCGATGCTCAACAGGCTGCTCAAGCCTGA